TCAGGGTGAGGAGAACAGTGTCGACCAGGGGCCTCATGAGAGCTTCCGTCTTCAGGGGCGGTGGGACTGGATGGCCCAGACCTGGGTGCGTCAGCGGGTTCCCCTGACAGAGGTGCCGCTGAGCTTGAGGACGGGGCGCTCATACGAGGGACATGAGGGATGTGGACTGTCTGGTCTACATCCTCCTCCTGAAAGCCCTCGTCCTCCTCGTCGAGCTGCTCGACGGCGGCTGCCTCTTCCGGAAGGTCAGGGTCCCCGCTGACATCCTGCAGCACTCTGCCAGTCTGCGAGTACAGGTACTCCACTCCGAGGAGTTCCcctatgaaataaaaaaataaaaagcagagtAGAGAAGTGTTAATGGGATGTAATTAATGTAACTGATGTAAATGTTCATTCTCTTACTTGACTTACCTGTGTACTCGCTAGGCTTGGAGTAGTCCTTAACCTGTTCCTTGCCAAGCACCCTTTGGCTGCTAAGGTTAAGGATGTGCTGCAGGTGGCCACTGTAGGAGAGCAGGGGCTGCCTGTTCTTTCCCTCCACTGCTGCCTGCGCACGGTCCTCGTTCCACCTCACCAGTCCATCCAACAGGAATGCCTGGAAATGCATTGCATTTGCCCTGGTACCTGAGAGAACAATGCATGATTAGGGTGGGAGAGCTGTTGCTGTTAACATTAAACATTAAGCATTACTTTAAGCTCCACAATGACAATTACCTGGGATGAACCGGTTGAGGTGGAGATGGAATGACTCCAAGGATGTGGAGCCCCGTGCGCAGCGATAAACCGGCAACATCACGCCGCCCTTGGTGATTTTGCCGGTCTCGGTGTACAACTGTACACCGGGTGGGTCCTGTATGCAGTGGAGGTGGCGCCTCTGCTCTTTCCAGATTGCCTGGATGCGGATGGAGTCCAGCAACGGGATGCCCAGGGTGTCGACCCCTGACCTCTCGCTGTTGAAGGTCTCGAGGAGGTCAAGGAGAAGGACTTCGGTCGCCGCAGCTCCACGCGTACGACGCCGACAGTGAAGCGCAATCTCCTTCCTGCCGATCTTCCTCGAAACCTCTGCCTCGGTGAGGCCGACCATCCCGTGCTTCCCCTCCAGCTCAGACCTCTTGGCCTCCAGCAGTCGGCGGACATCGCCTGCATCCCACTCAAAGATGCAGGCTGACAGCTGCCGCATGAAGGGACCGTAGAGCTGGTGGCTCTCAGTGGTGACACCTGACGCGAACCGCCACATCAGGTGCCAGATGTCCAGCCGAACAACCAGCTGGTCCCAGTCATTGTACAGCTGTTTTTGATCCTCCGAAGCTGGAGCAGCAGTCTCGGTCCACGTACATGAGCTGGGGGGGCGCCTCCCCGGGGAGCCGGTACCGCTCCATGAGACCAGCCGCCATGGGGAGCAGGCCCTCACCCTCACCGGCAGTGAGGACACTGACGAGGACCTGCCCATGCTCGTTACCGACGTTGGTAACCCAGGCGGCTGTGTCTGCAGCGGTACTCGCGAGCTTTTTAGTCacctggagacagacacacaaagacagaaaggTAAAGACATTATTTAAATATAGATATAAAAAAATCAGACATGACTCATCTTCACATTTTTAAGTGAAAACTCACCTTCTTGGTAGAGTCCATCTCTAAGTTGGACCCAAAGACGGAGGTGACCCTGGCCTTCACCTCATCCAGCCGCGATAGCACGTCATGGCTGTAGACAGTCAGAAGCCAGACGGGTGAGGGCACCGGGGGCATCTCCGGTGGATCAGTGAACTGCCGCCCAATGCCCAAGGCCAGAAACTGCTTGCACTCCCCGAGGTACCGAGGTACCGTATACAACTCCGCATCCAGGACTCGCTGTGACTTTCACACAGCTTGCTGTAGGTCTGTGACGCACTGTTCCCCAAAGTGCGCGACCTCAGCATCCTCACAACCCGCAGGTCACAGgacagcctagagagagagaaagagagagagagagaaagagagagagagagaaagcatatgAATGACATGCATTCATTTAACTTCATTACTAACTAACAAAACCTTGTGAACTTACTTGTGTATGTCAAAATTGCTGGAAACTGGCAGCGATGCCGAGCGTCCAGCTGAATGACAAGGTCCCGTGACCACCCCGCGACCTTCTTCTTACACCGGGCGCATTCCAGGTACTCAGTGGCCATGAGATACCAGCGGTCGATGTCCAAGACCCTCCGGATGGTCTTGTAGAGCCCAGCCTTGCACAGTGTGCCTCTGCACCCAGACTGGGGACATGCCAGCCTGTATGCCCATATACGTACGGGCATCCAAAGGAACAGCTGACATGTGAAGAAGGGCTCGGGGGATGCAGGTGGCTGATTGTAGATCGGCTGTGGTTGGGGAGGGTTATGATAGCTGACATGTGAAGAAGGGCTCGGGGGATGCAGGCGGCTGATTGTAGATCGGCTGTGGTTGGGGAGGGTTATGACAGCTGACATGCGAAGAAGGGGTCGGGGGATGCGGGTGGCTGATTGTAGATCGGCCGCGGTTGGGGAGGGTTCCACCACGTGACCAGGTCAGTGGTGAGTGTCGACCTCCCAAAGCTGTTCCTGGTGAACCGCGTGCGGCCGATCCACCGCTGCTGCTCCTTGGTGAGAGATGAACGCCAACTCTCTGGAAGCAGCAgctgagtgagaggagagagatgggggagaagagatggtAATGTTTCAGAGAaacggacagggagagagtatGCAGGAGACAAGACAACTGTGTCCAATGTTTAATATCTTAACAATGTGGAGTAATTACAGTTGATGAATTTACCTCAGCACTTTCTGAGGCGGGCCTTGGAGGCAGGAAGGACTGCCGGGGCAAATCCTCCTCTTCGCTCCGCCCTAGTAGGGCAGGAGCAGGGGCCGGGTCAGGAACCGGGGCAGGGACCGGGGCTCGGTCATTTGGAGGCAGAGGCCGAGGGAGCGATGGGTGGAGCTGTAGGGCTACGGCTTTTGCAGTGACACAGAAATAAATAGGTTAAATTAATGAATAAATGCTTGCATGAATGAACAGACATATTACAAATGTAGATAACAGTGATTAAGTTAATAGCACAATTCCAACATGCCCAGATGAATATCAATCAGTGATAGGATGTAACAAAATAATTAAATGAGTGTTGGTCAAGTGTGAGTGTAAAAAACTTAAATGAAATTAGTGATTAAAATGGAAAATAGAAAGTCATGATTACGTGACATacaggatgacagctacatgcaggatgacagctacatgcaGGATGACAGCCACATacaggatgacagctacatacagGATGACAGCTACAGTGGCAAGGTAAGATATGTAATAGTGCATACATGCAGTGACTCTCCTCTAAAACCCAGATGACTCTTACCAATACATTTCCTTGGGCTGATGATAGGGAAAAATATTTAAAACACTTTAATACATGTCAGCAAAAACTTGAACTGAATAATTATCAAATGTCCTATGTCAATTAATAGTGATgtaaaaacatacatgtgtctatGTCATCAGCTGCTTTGACCAGCTCTGCGTCTGATATATCTGTTGGTGGCAGTGCTGGTCGAGGGAAAGACACCCCTATATCACGTGGAGAGAGAAAGGATTGGGAGCTACACAGCTTAtcaaaacagttttatttttatcTTACATGTGTAACTACACACTCACCTTGAACTGCAATGAGTTTCTTCATCTTCTGGGGCGAGAGAGCGCCTTGAAAGGAACGCAGAGATCGCAGGACCAAGAGGCCTTTGAAAACAAAACAGCAAATATGGCACCATTTCCAACTGTGTGGAACAAGTAGAATTATATTTTCCTTTAAGATATGTAACACTTACGTAGCCGCACTGTTGGGCCGGGTGTTACTGGCGGGGATGGTGCTGGCTGCGG
This region of Oncorhynchus tshawytscha isolate Ot180627B unplaced genomic scaffold, Otsh_v2.0 Un_contig_3600_pilon_pilon, whole genome shotgun sequence genomic DNA includes:
- the LOC121843508 gene encoding uncharacterized protein LOC121843508 — translated: MGRSSSVSSLPVRVRACSPWRLVSWSGTGSPGRRPPSSCTWTETAAPASEDQKQLYNDWDQLVVRLDIWHLMWRFASGVTTESHQLYGPFMRQLSACIFEWDAGDVRRLLEAKRSELEGKHGMVGLTEAEVSRKIGRKEIALHCRRRTRGAAATEVLLLDLLETFNSERSGVDTLGIPLLDSIRIQAIWKEQRRHLHCIQDPPGVQLYTETGKITKGGVMLPVYRCARGSTSLESFHLHLNRFIPGTRANAMHFQAFLLDGLVRWNEDRAQAAVEGKNRQPLLSYSGHLQHILNLSSQRVLGKEQVKDYSKPSEYTGELLGVEYLYSQTGRVLQDVSGDPDLPEEAAAVEQLDEEDEGFQEEDVDQTVHIPHVPRMSAPSSSSAAPLSGEPADAPRSGPSSPTAPEDGSSHEAPGRHCSPHPDHSSDSEEETKGPDAMPGYQHVRRLARALVGVWNRQGLSDRRVDGLVALWLVLPDFDKQRLIYPARHQERIVQGRFKATKGKSSIVLGKDSLQRCLLGLNSGPANWPGTSRLVEAICSQLCQIHPSATQSAGVKKSRWALILADYVGIREAVLNSPRLMAQTNLQLFELNQRTISQW